The following DNA comes from Kitasatospora sp. NBC_01287.
CGCGGGCGGCCGCTACGTGGAGTCGCCGGTCTCCGGATCGAGCACCCAGGCCGCCGCCGGCGAGTTGGTCGGGTTGATGGCCGGAGAGCCGGACGACGTGGCGGCGGTGCGCCCGTTGCTCGAACCGCTCTGCCGTGAGCTCACGTTCTGCGGGCCGGTGCCCAGCGGTCTGCTGATGAAACTGGCGGTCAACACCTTCCTGATCACCCAGGTGACCGGGCTGGCCGAGGCATTCCAGTTCGCACGCCGCCAAGGGCTCGATCTCGACCAACTGGTGGCGGTACTCGGCGCGGGGCCGCTGGCGAGCGCGACGATGCGACTGAAGGCGCCCAAGCTGGTCAGTGAGGACTTCTCGGTCCAGGCGTCGATCACCGACTCCCAGAAGGTCGCCCGGCTGATCACCGACACCGCCGCCGCGGCCGGTATCGCGGCCCCGCTGCTCGACGTCTGCCGGGCACTCTTCGCCGAGACCGGTCAACTCGGCTATGCGGACTCCGATATGTCCGCCGTCGTCAAGGCCATCGAGGTTCGCGGCCGGGCGGTCGGCCACCGGTCCGACCGGTAGCCGAGTGGTCGCCGCACTCGTTCCGAGCAGGCGGCGGTCCGCCGCCTCCCGGCCGGTGCCGCCCGGGTGACGGCGCGTACGGTCACCAGGTTGGCGGTGCGGCCCCTCACCATCGACCTGGCCGTGGTCCGTGCCACGAACTCCCGGCACCCCCTGGAACCCGCCGGGCAGTTCGCCCCGTTCTGCCGCCGCGCGATCCTCATCGAGCAGTCGCCGGCTCGGCCCGACGATCTCGTCCCGGAGGCTGACCTCTACGGGATCGGCGTCCTCGCCCAGGATCGCGGCGACAGCGCGTGGTCGTACTCTCCATGGCGGCGGTTGCCGTCGTCGGCCTCGGCGCCGTCGAGGCCCGGGCGCCGTCGGGCGGGGCCGGCTTGGGCTTGGCACGCATCATTGTCACTCTCCTGGCGACTTGGGGAGATGTCATCAGATGGATGACATGTTAGAACGGATTCAGGTGAAGCGCATTGGCCCTGCCGCCTGGACCACTGGAGGTGTTCCCTGATGTTGATGCGCACCGATCCCTTCCGTGAGCTGGACCGGCTCACCCAGCAGTTCCTCGGCGCCAACGGCACCTGGTCGCGTCCGACCCCGATGCCGCTGGACGCCTACCGCACCGACGACGAGTACGTGATCCGCTTCGACCTGCCCGGGGTGGCCCCGGAGGCGATCGACATCGACGTCGAGCGGAACATGCTGACCGTCAAGGCCGAGCGCCGTCCCCGTCACGAGGGCGAGGGCGTGAAGTGGGAGCTGTCCGAGCGCCCGCTGGGCGTGTTCTCCCGCCAGGTCATGCTCTCCGACACCCTCGATGCCGACGGGATCACCGCGGACCACGACGCCGGCGTGCTGACCCTGCGCATCCCGGTCGCGGAGAAGGCCAAGCCCCGCAAGGTCGCCATCAGCCACAGTGGCGACCGCAAGCAGATCCGAGCCTGACCGCCCCCGGACCATCGCACCGCACCACCCTTCCCCCCGGGCCGTGCGGGACGGCCCCCTCGACCACCGATCGCCACCGGCCACTCCGGGCGCTCGCGGGCCTGCAACCGGTCCGGCCAGAGGAGTGGCCAGCTGATACCACGGAAGCCGGACACCCGGTGGTCCGGCCACCGACTCACCGGCCCGAACCGGGACGCGACCGCGGAGCCCTGACCGCCCGCGGTCGCGTCCACCCCGCAACGAAGGGAGACCCGCGGTGACTCTTCGATGGGAAGCGTTCCTGGCCCAGGTCCAGGAACGCGGCGAATACGACACCCCCCAGGAAGCCGAACGGGCGTCCCGCGTCATCCTGGCCCTGCTCGGCGCCCACCTGGTCGGCGAGGTGCGCGCCCACCTGGCCGCCCGGCTGCCCGAAACCCTCGCCCTGATCCTGCTCAATCCCCTGCAGGCCGCCGAACCGCTCAGTGCCGAACGCTTCGTCCGCGCCACCGCCGCTTGGATAGAAGGCGCCACCGAAGCCACCGCCCTGTGGGACATCGGCGCCGTCCTCTCCACCACCGCCGACGCCGCCGGCGACGACCTCACCGAGCACGTGCTGCTCCAACTACCCCCCGGCTACGACCTCCTCTTCGGCCGACCCGCCCCCGGCCACCGCCCCTGACCACCCACACCGCCCCGCCACCGCGCGGCCCGACAGACCGGAAGGTTTCCGCCCATGACCTGGCACCACCTCCTGAAGCAGGTCCGCGACCTCGGCCGCTACGACACCGACCAGGAGGCCGAACGTGTCGTGCACGCCGTCCTGGCCACACTCGGCGGCCAGCTCATCGGCGAGGAACGCCGCGACCTGGCCGCCACCGTGCCCGAACCCGCCCGCACCACCTTCGCCTCACAGATCCCCCTCACCCAGCCCCTGGACGCCCACACCTTCGTCGACACCATCGCCACCACCCTGGACACCACCGCCGACGCAGCCCGCTGGCACACCGGCGCCGTCCTCGCCGCCCTCACCAACCTGCTCGGCGAGCCCTTGACCGGCCGCGTCCTGACTCAACTCCCCCACGGCTACGCACTCCTCTACGGCCGCGCCGACCTGACCGCCGCCACCTGACGAAGCCAACAGCGGCAGGTTCCACGGCGAGAGCCGCCCATCAGGCTCAGCGCACCCCCGGCTCGACCTGGAGCCGGGGGTGCGCTTCGGTGTGCGGCCGGGCGGTCCGCCTCCGTCCAGCGCCGGTCAACCAGGCCGCGGGCTGTCATCGTTGGACGCCCTTGCGCCGTGAGGCGCGCACGCCGACGAACACGAGGTCGGCGATCAGGAGCACTATGCCGATGACCAGCAGGTAGAGCAGGCCGTGGACCACGACGCCGATGAGGCCGAGCAGGATCGCGACGATCACCACGAGGAGGAAGAGCGCCATGATGTGCCTCCTTGAACGGGCGGGTGGTCAGCGGCGCGCGGGCAGGCGTTCGCCGGCGGTGCCGCTCTGGTAGGCGAGGCCGTGGTGCCGGAAGACGGCTTCCTCGTCGGCGGCGGGCCTGACATCGTCGGTGCCGATCGCGGGGCTGTCCTTGACCGGGGCCTTGTCGTAGGCGACCTTG
Coding sequences within:
- a CDS encoding DUF2267 domain-containing protein, producing the protein MTWHHLLKQVRDLGRYDTDQEAERVVHAVLATLGGQLIGEERRDLAATVPEPARTTFASQIPLTQPLDAHTFVDTIATTLDTTADAARWHTGAVLAALTNLLGEPLTGRVLTQLPHGYALLYGRADLTAAT
- a CDS encoding Hsp20/alpha crystallin family protein — translated: MLMRTDPFRELDRLTQQFLGANGTWSRPTPMPLDAYRTDDEYVIRFDLPGVAPEAIDIDVERNMLTVKAERRPRHEGEGVKWELSERPLGVFSRQVMLSDTLDADGITADHDAGVLTLRIPVAEKAKPRKVAISHSGDRKQIRA
- a CDS encoding DUF2267 domain-containing protein; this encodes MTLRWEAFLAQVQERGEYDTPQEAERASRVILALLGAHLVGEVRAHLAARLPETLALILLNPLQAAEPLSAERFVRATAAWIEGATEATALWDIGAVLSTTADAAGDDLTEHVLLQLPPGYDLLFGRPAPGHRP
- a CDS encoding NAD(P)-dependent oxidoreductase, encoding MSLLSVGFIGLGVMGEPMALNLVKAGTPPLIWNRTIAKTHKLAAAGAEVAPDAASVFARCEVVILMLLDDPGVDAVLGRGTPAFAERVAARTIVNMGTFEPAYSQELAVEIRAAGGRYVESPVSGSSTQAAAGELVGLMAGEPDDVAAVRPLLEPLCRELTFCGPVPSGLLMKLAVNTFLITQVTGLAEAFQFARRQGLDLDQLVAVLGAGPLASATMRLKAPKLVSEDFSVQASITDSQKVARLITDTAAAAGIAAPLLDVCRALFAETGQLGYADSDMSAVVKAIEVRGRAVGHRSDR